One part of the Tindallia californiensis genome encodes these proteins:
- a CDS encoding metal-dependent hydrolase family protein codes for MKKTLLKGATLIDGNAGEPLENAVMLIEGERIKQIAREGEIQIEDEMEVVDLTGKTLMPGMINSHVHILMEPVGDPFSLMTTESATKTTLRGVANLEKHLKSGVTYFRDLGGYGHIDVELKKAVDEGFIKGPEFLAAGKVIAMTGGHGWQMGRECDGLEEVRKATREQLKAGVNVIKIMATGGVMTAGVEPGSPQLTLEEMAVAVEEANKAGRRTATHAQGTTGIKNAILAGVNSVEHGIFLDDETIDLMVKRDVYLVPTLAAPHCIIEAGVEKGVPLQAVEKSKKIMGTHFESFRKAREAGVKIAMGTDAGTPFNLHDNTVLELKLMMDGGMTGMEAIQSSTKTAAELLGIEENYGSLEAGKVADFIVLEENPLKNIEALDKIEQVYKKGKRVTTTREA; via the coding sequence ATGAAAAAAACCTTATTGAAAGGCGCTACCTTAATAGATGGAAATGCAGGGGAACCCTTAGAAAATGCGGTTATGCTGATTGAGGGAGAACGGATTAAGCAAATTGCCAGAGAAGGGGAAATTCAGATAGAAGATGAGATGGAAGTAGTGGATCTCACTGGAAAAACCCTTATGCCAGGGATGATTAACAGTCATGTGCATATTTTGATGGAGCCGGTGGGAGACCCTTTTTCTTTAATGACAACAGAATCAGCCACTAAGACGACTCTAAGAGGCGTGGCGAATCTTGAAAAGCATCTGAAGTCCGGTGTGACTTATTTTAGAGACTTAGGAGGATATGGTCATATCGACGTAGAGTTAAAAAAAGCGGTTGATGAAGGCTTTATTAAAGGGCCGGAATTTTTAGCGGCAGGTAAAGTAATTGCGATGACTGGTGGTCATGGTTGGCAAATGGGTCGTGAATGCGATGGGTTGGAAGAAGTTAGAAAAGCTACGAGAGAACAGCTAAAAGCAGGCGTTAATGTGATTAAAATCATGGCAACCGGAGGAGTGATGACGGCGGGGGTAGAACCGGGTTCGCCACAGCTAACCCTGGAAGAGATGGCGGTTGCTGTGGAAGAGGCCAATAAAGCCGGCCGAAGAACCGCCACTCATGCTCAGGGTACCACAGGAATAAAAAATGCTATTTTAGCAGGAGTAAACTCAGTAGAACATGGTATTTTTCTGGACGATGAAACCATTGACTTGATGGTGAAAAGAGATGTTTACCTAGTTCCTACACTGGCGGCGCCTCACTGCATTATAGAAGCTGGGGTAGAAAAGGGGGTACCGCTGCAGGCGGTAGAAAAGTCTAAAAAAATCATGGGGACTCACTTTGAAAGCTTCCGCAAAGCAAGGGAAGCAGGCGTAAAGATTGCCATGGGTACCGATGCAGGGACACCCTTTAACCTGCATGACAATACGGTCTTAGAGCTAAAATTGATGATGGATGGTGGAATGACAGGGATGGAAGCTATCCAATCCTCCACAAAAACAGCCGCAGAGCTTTTGGGAATTGAAGAAAACTATGGCAGCTTGGAAGCTGGCAAAGTGGCAGACTTTATTGTATTGGAAGAGAATCCGCTGAAAAACATCGAAGCACTGGATAAGATCGAGCAGGTTTACAAGAAGGGAAAAAGAGTGACCACCACTAGGGAGGCTTAA
- a CDS encoding sensor histidine kinase, producing the protein MVKQMVKQMKQLGLVALLIGIASQFYLNFYITNFHFSFAAILFPVIIYLYDEINPFYVGVASSLSFFLFRLMAGQQMMDLFPEMTFYLLYGGIFFLAKKVQKPQNMEELFLLVLFSDFFGNVWEVYLRIGSKFFTENLFVLRGLLLAALIRASIAMIIIIAHKHYRMFLIREEHEERYKKLLWFTARLKTEVYWMEKNMDHIEKVMSRTYQLFTNISEEKERENWKNQALDICKNIHEIKKEYDVVVRGVESVLENQMVDPGIHFHELIQILKESMEVQIQETKKNITLHFRYQEDFYTKQHYYLMSVLRNLITNAMEAIPKQGNILVTHYKTDNDHCFMVQDNGVGIVEEDRPHIFNPGFSSKIDYQTGEVNRGLGLSLVNNIVVDGLKGRIRVHSKENKETCFEVFIPVGQLEGDENENISVG; encoded by the coding sequence ATGGTGAAACAGATGGTAAAACAGATGAAACAGTTAGGATTGGTGGCGCTACTGATAGGCATCGCTTCTCAGTTCTATCTTAACTTTTACATTACAAACTTTCATTTTTCCTTTGCGGCCATTTTATTTCCTGTGATTATCTATTTATATGATGAAATAAATCCCTTTTACGTTGGCGTGGCATCAAGCCTTTCGTTTTTTCTCTTTCGGTTGATGGCTGGTCAGCAGATGATGGATCTTTTTCCGGAAATGACCTTTTACCTGCTTTACGGGGGCATCTTTTTTCTGGCAAAAAAAGTTCAAAAGCCTCAAAACATGGAAGAACTTTTTTTACTAGTGCTATTTTCTGATTTTTTTGGCAATGTATGGGAGGTATACCTGCGGATTGGAAGTAAATTTTTTACAGAAAACTTATTTGTGCTGCGGGGGTTATTGCTAGCAGCATTGATACGAGCCAGTATCGCAATGATCATTATCATTGCTCATAAGCATTATCGCATGTTTCTCATTCGAGAAGAGCATGAAGAACGCTATAAAAAACTCCTATGGTTTACGGCGCGTCTTAAAACAGAAGTGTATTGGATGGAAAAAAACATGGATCATATTGAAAAGGTCATGAGTCGCACTTATCAGCTTTTTACCAATATTTCCGAAGAGAAAGAAAGAGAAAATTGGAAAAATCAGGCATTGGATATTTGTAAAAACATTCATGAAATCAAAAAAGAATATGATGTGGTGGTGCGTGGAGTGGAAAGTGTTTTGGAAAACCAGATGGTAGATCCGGGCATCCATTTTCATGAGCTGATTCAGATCTTAAAGGAGAGCATGGAGGTTCAGATACAGGAAACAAAGAAAAACATTACGTTGCATTTCAGATACCAGGAGGATTTTTATACGAAACAGCATTATTACCTGATGTCTGTGCTTAGAAATTTGATTACCAATGCAATGGAAGCAATTCCTAAACAGGGAAACATTTTGGTGACTCATTACAAAACAGATAACGACCACTGCTTTATGGTTCAGGACAACGGTGTTGGCATTGTAGAAGAAGACAGGCCTCATATTTTTAATCCGGGATTTTCTTCTAAAATTGACTATCAGACAGGAGAGGTTAATCGAGGGCTGGGGCTTAGTTTGGTAAACAATATTGTGGTGGACGGCTTAAAGGGCAGGATCAGGGTACATTCCAAAGAAAATAAAGAAACATGCTTTGAGGTGTTTATTCCCGTTGGTCAATTGGAGGGAGACGAAAATGAGAATATTTCTGTTGGATGA
- a CDS encoding response regulator encodes MRIFLLDDDIHVLRIIKKIIQDCQLGNVIGTSTSAQEGMAGIHQMQPNLVLIDLLMPEKDGLSIVKELKKDYPEMEFIMISQVTAKEMVGKAYAYGVEYFIHKPVNALEVEKILLKVKERMEIAKTFQQIQSIMEQKPAAGKVIEDKACMKPLEQVLIQLGIMGEKGSQDILRICQYCVENQIDLSDFTLRELCEEVSSKPKSMEQRMRRTVSLAMSNIAHLGIEDFMNETFVKYSSTLFYFEQMRKRMDYIRNKSNKDGIVNIKKFIASLIIYCENK; translated from the coding sequence ATGAGAATATTTCTGTTGGATGATGATATTCATGTGTTGCGTATCATAAAAAAAATTATTCAGGACTGTCAGTTGGGAAATGTGATAGGTACGTCCACATCGGCACAAGAAGGAATGGCAGGGATTCATCAAATGCAGCCAAACTTAGTGCTTATTGATTTACTGATGCCTGAAAAAGATGGATTGTCAATCGTGAAGGAGTTGAAGAAAGATTATCCTGAAATGGAATTTATTATGATCTCTCAGGTAACGGCAAAGGAAATGGTAGGCAAAGCCTATGCTTATGGGGTCGAATACTTTATTCATAAGCCGGTGAATGCGCTGGAAGTAGAGAAGATTCTTCTGAAAGTAAAGGAACGCATGGAAATAGCCAAAACGTTTCAGCAAATTCAGTCCATTATGGAACAAAAACCGGCAGCAGGCAAAGTAATCGAAGATAAAGCGTGTATGAAGCCTCTGGAGCAAGTGCTAATTCAACTGGGCATTATGGGGGAAAAAGGGAGTCAGGATATCCTGCGGATTTGTCAGTATTGTGTGGAGAATCAAATCGATTTATCGGATTTCACCTTGCGGGAACTATGTGAGGAAGTGTCTTCCAAACCAAAGTCCATGGAACAAAGAATGCGGCGTACCGTCTCTTTGGCCATGTCTAATATAGCTCATTTAGGAATCGAAGATTTTATGAATGAAACGTTTGTAAAATATTCCAGTACGCTTTTTTATTTTGAGCAGATGCGGAAAAGAATGGACTATATTCGCAACAAGTCCAATAAAGATGGCATTGTGAATATTAAAAAATTCATTGCCAGCCTCATTATTTATTGTGAAAACAAGT
- a CDS encoding alanine/glycine:cation symporter family protein — translation MLLFENFVAKGAELAWGSFTILLLVGTGLYLSIGTRFVQFRKIGTAIKSLFDKNDEQEGDISSFQALMTSLAATIGTGNIVGVSSAIVFGGPGAVFWMWVSGAIGGATRFAEALLAVKYRVTNESGEKSGGPMYYIEHGMKEQYGKNMAWLGSTFAFFGFIASFGTGNMAQANSVAQSLQVTFGVNTIVSGLVMVVLVGCVILGGVKSIGKVTEKVVPTMALMYITGSLFAIISNYHLIPYVFNVIFANAFTGAAVGGGVLGTVLRMGIARGVFSNEAGLGSAPIAHAASKNDNPVTEGITASLSTFIATLVVCSMTAFVILISPMVVMTEAGVMEIEESLRGAALTTVAFDSLLPGIGGYIVSLGLVFFAFSTIIGWYYYGVKCAEYIGGLKITKFYTWAWIGLVFIGAVIPLEIVWGLSDMFNGLMALPNLIGLIGLSPVVFAMLKEYDEQEALKAKTPSVKPIPSNVLEGVRRQ, via the coding sequence ATGCTATTATTTGAAAATTTTGTGGCTAAAGGAGCCGAATTAGCTTGGGGTTCGTTCACGATTCTTTTATTGGTAGGAACAGGACTTTATCTCAGCATCGGAACCCGCTTTGTGCAGTTTCGTAAAATTGGCACAGCCATAAAATCGCTTTTTGACAAAAACGATGAACAGGAAGGGGATATCAGCTCCTTTCAAGCACTGATGACATCTTTAGCCGCCACCATTGGAACAGGTAATATTGTAGGCGTATCCTCGGCCATTGTTTTTGGAGGGCCGGGAGCTGTTTTTTGGATGTGGGTCAGTGGTGCTATCGGCGGCGCCACCCGTTTTGCAGAAGCCTTATTAGCTGTTAAATATCGGGTAACCAATGAAAGTGGTGAAAAATCAGGCGGACCCATGTATTACATTGAACATGGAATGAAAGAACAGTATGGGAAAAACATGGCCTGGTTGGGAAGCACCTTTGCTTTCTTTGGCTTTATCGCATCCTTTGGTACCGGAAACATGGCTCAGGCCAATTCGGTGGCGCAGTCCTTACAGGTAACCTTTGGCGTTAATACCATCGTCTCTGGCTTGGTAATGGTAGTGTTGGTAGGATGTGTTATTTTAGGTGGCGTTAAAAGTATCGGAAAAGTAACGGAAAAAGTGGTGCCGACCATGGCATTAATGTATATTACAGGATCTCTTTTTGCGATTATTTCAAACTATCATTTGATTCCATATGTCTTTAATGTTATCTTTGCAAACGCTTTCACTGGTGCGGCTGTAGGTGGTGGTGTTTTGGGAACAGTGCTTCGAATGGGAATTGCCCGTGGTGTTTTCTCCAATGAAGCAGGGTTAGGAAGTGCTCCTATTGCCCATGCTGCTTCAAAAAATGACAATCCTGTAACGGAAGGAATTACGGCTTCCTTAAGCACCTTTATTGCTACCTTGGTAGTATGTTCCATGACAGCCTTTGTCATCCTTATTTCACCGATGGTGGTGATGACAGAAGCTGGTGTGATGGAAATCGAGGAAAGCCTTCGTGGTGCTGCCTTAACAACCGTGGCCTTTGACTCGTTGCTACCCGGAATCGGTGGGTATATCGTTTCTTTAGGATTAGTATTCTTTGCCTTTTCTACGATTATAGGATGGTATTATTATGGCGTGAAATGTGCCGAATACATTGGCGGTTTGAAAATCACAAAATTTTACACTTGGGCATGGATCGGGCTGGTATTTATCGGAGCGGTGATTCCTTTGGAAATTGTTTGGGGATTATCGGATATGTTTAACGGACTGATGGCCTTGCCTAACCTCATTGGATTGATCGGCCTGAGCCCTGTGGTATTTGCCATGTTGAAAGAATATGATGAACAGGAAGCTCTTAAGGCGAAGACTCCTTCCGTTAAACCAATACCTTCCAATGTGTTGGAAGGAGTACGTCGTCAGTAA